The genomic segment GCGGGGGTGGTGAGCTGGAAGGCGTAAGCCCGGTTTCCCTCCACGGTGTAAACCGCTAGGTCCAGGTACTGTTGCCCTTGGAAAAGGATCTGGCTGTAGACCCCCATGGCGGGCCGTCCCGCCAGGGTGAGGCCGGAAAGGGGCTGCCGCGTGGCCTGCCCCCCTTGCGCCGCCAGGTTCTGGTCCCGCTGGGCCAGGAGCTGGAGGTTGTACTGGTGGAAGGCCTGCAGGTCCATGGGGCCGGGCAAGGCCTGGCTGAAGGCGTAAAGCTCCGCCCCCATGGGGCTCACGAAGAGGACCACCATCCCCCCTTGCTGCGGCAGTTCCTGAGCCAACTGAAACCCCTGCGGAACGGGGAAAACCAGGCCCAAGGCGGGGTTCTGGTACACTTGGCCTCCCCCCGGGCCCTGGGGTTGCCCCATGCCCGGGAGCGGGCCGAACTGGGCCAAGGCCCAAGAGGATAGGGCGGTGAGCCAAACGAAGCGCTTCATGGGTCCTCCTTTAAGGCTGGGCCGTGCCGCTCAGGTGGAGGCGGAAGACCTCCGCCCGGTAACGAAGGGTGGCCTGTTGGCCGCTTTGGGCCGAGCCCGAGATGCTGGCCCCCACGTAGAAGGTGCCGCTTCGCACCGCCTGGAGCTGGGCGGGGCTCAGGCTCGCCTGCTTCTCCACGCACACAGGGCCGCTGCTGAGCCCGCTCACCTCCCCACTCCCTTGGGCCACCTGGTTTTGGGCCTCGAAGAGGGTGCCGGCATCGCCCCCCAGGTAGGCGGTGTAACGGAGGTCGCCGCTGAAGGTGGCCCCCGGGGTTTCCGAGGTGAAGCACACCTTGAGCTCTAGGGTGGCCCCGGAGAGGGCGACCCGGCTGTCGGGGGTGTAGTTGATCTGCGCTGGACCCAAGAGCTTGGGATTAGGGCTGATGCCTCCCGCTCCTACCTGGAAGGTGCCTTCAAGCCACTCCCCCCCCACGTGGTCCATAAGGTTAAGGGTGTAGTTGAAAGGAAAGCTGCACGCCGCAAGTCCTAAAGCCAACCACCAAAAGTTCTTGAGCTTCTTCATCGCCAACCTCCTTTCACCCCTCAGTTTGAGGATGGGACCTTACACCGGCCTTAACGGTCTACGCCTCCTTCTCCTAGCCCCCCTAGGGCCCGCCCCAGGGCCTCCCAACCGAGGGGAGCGGAGTGGATGCGGCGGTGGGCGGATACCTCGGTGTCCTCCTTCCCGAACCTGGTCTTGTGCACCTTCACCTCCACGAACCCCCGGGAGCGGCAGCGGGGGCAGTACCAAAGGGCGAGCTCCAGGTAGTTGTCCGGCACCCCGGGGATCCTTTGCCAGGGCTTAAGAGAAGCTAGGCTTTCCCAAGCCTCCTCCTGGAGAAGGCTAAGGACGCTTTCTTCTTCACCTAGGAGGAAGCGGCGGCGGAGGGGAACCATCGGGGTCTGGCACGCCTCGCAGGAAGGGGTTTCCTCAACCCAGACCAAGGGCACGTACCCCGCCGCCAGGGCCCAAGCCAGCCCGCCTCCCAGGAAACGAAAGTGGTCGGCGAAGCTGTCCAGAGCCTCAGGGCCTAGGGCTTGAGAGGCCAGGGCCTGGTAGACGCCCATGGCCAGGGCTCCCCCGAGCGCCCCCTCTAGAAATAAGGCCCCTAGTTGGTGGTGCCGCAAAGCCTCCGCCCCAAGGGCCAGGGCCACGCCCTGAACCACGCCGAGGAGGCCCGCCGCCAGGACAAAAAGGAGCTGCCCGGAAAAAAACGCCCGCGCCGCGACCCTTCCCGCCCGAGCGGGGCCATCCTGCCCGAGGCTTCCCAAGAGCTCCTGGGCAAGGGCCAGATGGCCTTGGACCCAGAAGAGGAGGCTCCCCAAGAGGAAGGCCAAGGCCCCTCCGAGGAGGAGGACCCCCAGGTGGGCCGAAAGCCCTGCCCTTGCCCTTTTGTAGGCCTGGGGCGCCTCGGGTTGGTCAAAGGCCAGGGGCCCCACCCCGGGCCGCCCCGTGGCGAACTCCAACCCGCACCCCGGGCAATGGGCTACGCCTTCTTCCCGAGGCGTGGCGCAAATAGGGCAGCGCTCCACGCCTATCCCTCCTCGCGAGCGGCGACCAGGGGGTTGTAGCGGCTAACCCAACCCTGGAGCCCCCCCAGGCCAAAGAGGCTGTGCCACGTGGGCAGGAACACGAAGAGGAAAACGAGGAAGCCGAGAAGGGCAAGATACCCGCCCCACGGGGATAGGCCTAGGACCTCCAGGATGACGCCCAGTCCAAGGAGAAGAGGGGAAAACCAGAGCCTTCCCATGTCCCGGCGGTACCGCCTCCGCGCCCGTTCCCACGCCTCCAGGACCTCCTCCGGGGGGTAGAGCAAGCCGTTGAGCCAGCCCATGCCCTTGGCCCGGCTCAGGTAGCTCACGAGCCCGGGATGCTCCGTCCAGTCCAGGCCCAGGTGGGCGAGGAGCTGGTCCCAACCGGGGAGGTCCAAGGGCAAGGGGACGGTTTCCCCGAACTCCAGATGGAAGGGGTAGAGGGGACCAAAGGGGCCGGGTTTGCCTAGGGGGCCCTGAAGCCCTCGGAAGGCCGCTTTGGGGTAGAAACGGCCCCCAAGCCGCACCCCCTCGGGCTCCAGGGCCACCTCCAGCCCCCGGCGGAGGAGGGGTGCGAGTCCGGTGCGGTAAAGGTAGAGGGGGGCGAAGGCCAGGACGCCGAAAAGGAGGAGCCAGGCCCAAGCCTCCCCCTCTCGGCCCGCCTCCCAGGCAGCCCAGAGGGCGAAGAGGGTGGCCCCACCCCCGAGGAGGAACCGGAGGAGGGCCGCTTTGGTTTGCCAGGGGTGGTAGCGGAGGGTGGGCATTCGCGACACCCCTCTTGGGGTTAAGGGCCGCGGTCCAGGAGGACCACCTTGTCGGGCGAGCCAACCTGGTCCGGGGTAACCAGAAGCACGTACCGGCCGTTGGAGGAAATGTACGGTCCGAATTGGTTAGCTCCTACGAAGATAGGTACGAATCCGTGCCAGAAATCATCGGGTAGCAAGGGACGGTAAAGGCTGGAGGTACCTCCCTGGAGAGAAACCTGCACCTGGCTACCCGGCGTGCTCAGGGCACCCCCTGTACCTTCGCCCCAGCCGTCTCCACTGCCACCGCCGCCACCACTACTTTCTCCGTCCGAGCCCGCCGGGCCCGTGTCCCCCTGCCCCCCGCAGGCGGCGAGGAGGAGGGCGAGGCCCAAAATCAAACCCCACAGTCCGTGACCTACCTGCCGCATGGTCTACGCCCATCTCCATCTTCCCGACACGGGCTTACACGGGGCTTAACAGCCCTGACTGAGACTCAATACAACCCCCTGTCCCTAGGCTAGGGGGGCTCAAGTTCCTCTGTGTGACATACCTCGGGAGGCCAAGCTCCTGAGCCCCCACCACGCACCCAAACGTTCCCTGGGGGGAAAGGTCTTGGGCCTCCCAAAGCTCCGGGTAGTCCCTGGCCCCGGACCCGCCCCTCGGCCAGGAGAGCTTCCAGGTGAGCCTGGCCGAGGGGCGATGCGGCGGCGGGTCCCGGGGGCATGGCCCTGCCCCCTCTCACCGGAGCCGGGCGATGAAGCCCTTGCCCCCCAGGACGCCCACGGCGTAGACCTGATCGCCGAAGCGGCGGAGCATCTCCACCGAGCCTCCCGCGGGCCCGAGGACGAAAGAGACCGTGTGGTAGAGAGGGGACGGGCCGGGGTTGAGGAGGATGCTGTACAGAAGGACCGTGTAGGTTGGGTCGGAAGTGCTTGGGTAGAGATCTAACCTATTCCCCCCTAAAAAGACCGGAAAACGGCCGCTGTCCGAGGGATCCGAGGCCATCACATTGCCGGTTTGAAGGTCCAGGATGGGCGCATGGGAGCCCGTCATCCAGCCCTGAGCGGGGTCTAGGTCAAACCCGTACAGGGTGTAGTAGAGGGCGTCGCATTCGAGGCCATTGCAGGGCCAGTAGACGAACCAACCTTTAGAGCTAGAGCGTTGGTTGTCGAAACCATCCTTCCAGGCCCACACAGGGGAAAGGGAGAGGGCGTTCAGGCGCATGGCGTTGAGCTGGCCTAGCCCGTCCCAATCTTGGTTGCTGTCCTGTCGTGCGCTCACCCTGGTGACGTAGTACATGTAGAGGGTATCGCCCTCCACCCGGAGGACGTTGGGGGAAGAGTTCAGTGGGCCCCCGGAACGGTAACAGTTCCCGTTTTCGTCCACCTCCCGCGCCTGCTCCGGAGTACCTTGGAAGTCCTTCAGACTCTGCCCCTGGGGGCTGAACCGCTCCACGTAGAAGCGGAGGGCCGAACAGGAAAATCCACCGCTATCCCGGTAGCTAACTGGAACCGCCCCTCCCACGTAGAGGCTTTGCCCGTCGGTGGCGAGGGTGGTGGGGATGCCCCTTGCTTCGAAGGCGAGGCCGGTGGGGCTCCCGTTGCGGTAGGCCCGCACCTGGCCGTCCCAGCCCAGGGTGTAAAGGGTCCCGTCCGGGGCCACCGCCACAGCCCGGAGATCGGTGGCGGCGGGCTCCCGGTAGAGGGCCTGGGGGTTCCCCGCCTCGTCCAGGCACCAGGCCAGGCCCTGGGTGGGGGAGGTCGCCCTGGACTGCCCCCCGGCGCAGACCAGGCCCCCCGCCCCGTCCACGAGGTTGAAGCGGGAAGGCTCCCCCAGGGTTTTCACCCACAAGGGGTTGGCCCGGAGGACGGGGTAGCTGTACCTGCTCTGGGCCAGGAGGGTGCCGTCCGCCACCGCCCGGAGCTGCACCCTGGCCCGGGTCCTGAGGAGGTCGGGGTCCAGGCCCACGGGCCAGAAGTCCTCCAGGGCCGCCTCCGCCAGGTAGGTGCCCGGGTTTTGCGGGTCACGGGTGAGGGCGAAGGGGGGCCCTTCCCGCCAGGTGGCCTCGGGGGTGCCGTCGGTGCTGACAAAGCGGTACTGGAGCCTGACCTGAGGCGGTCCTGCCACTCCTTGCACGGTGAGCCGGCCCCGGACCACGGGGACGTCGGGTTTCCTTTGGAACTCGGCTTGGTTGGCCTCGTGGTCAAACTCGAAGCCGAGGGTACACGCCTCCACGGTGAGGTTCAGGTCCCCGTCCACAACCCGGTTTCCGTAGGTGACCCGCACCTTGAGGGCGTGGGTTCCGGTGGGGGCGTCCTGGGCCACAGCGACTTCTAGGGTTTGTTGCGCCTGCCCTCCCGCCGGCACGTTCAGCGTCCGCTCCACCGAGGTGGGGCTGAGCCAGGAGGGGGGCTGGCCCCCTTCGGTCACCTGGAGGGTGACCTGCCCCTGGAAGCCGCTTTGGGAAGCCAGGGTGAGGGTGAGGGTCACGGCCTGGCCGGGGCAGAGGGAGGGGTTGTTGGGGCTCAGGCCCACCAGCCGCAAGTCTGGCCCGCCGCCTCCTTGCCCCCCACAGGCAGCGAGGAGGAGGGCGAGGCCCGAGGCCAAGAGCCAAATCGCCTTCCGCATAGCACCACCTCCAACGAGGGAACCCCCTTGGGTCCCTACCCTCATCCTCCCCAAGGGGGCTTACAGGTTCCTTAACCGACCTCAGACACTCGGGACGGTTACGCCCGATATGGGGCCAAGGCCTACCCTGCGAAGCGGGGGCATTGTCTATCCCAGCCGACGCCCGGCGAAGGCCCTTGCGGAGGAGCTGAGGGGCTTTTGGGTTGGGAGGGGGAGGATAAAAAGAGCCCCGGAAGAAGGTTGCCGGAGCGGGGCTTAGCGGAGCTCTCCCTCTTTCCCGAGGAGGAGGCCAAATCTCCAGGCTCCAGGGCTTCCTCGCCGCCTTCCCCTCCATCAGCCCACCTCGAGGCCTTACCCCTGGACGGCCTCTGTCAAGGGGCGTACTGGGCGAGCTCCTGCGTCAGGATAGTCCGTCAAGCCGAGGGCTTAAGTTCTGGGTCGCCCCGGATAGGGTGCCATTGCCCTCCCTCTGTTCCCGCATTCGGGGGCATAAAATCCCCGCGAAGGCATAGGGTTGCCGGTACGTGGGGCTATAGGGAGCGTTCAGCCGACCAAATGGAACGTGGGCCTTTCGTAGGGCGCAGGCGGGGAAGTCCGGGGGTTATAGCCACCCATGCCCTTGTTTTTTAGCGATACCCGAAGATCAGGCGCAGGAGGTCCTCAGCGTAGGCCGTAGGCTCAGGAGTGCCGGGCTGAAGCCGATAGGTGCGTCTTCCATCGGGCAACCGCTCGGCTTTGAGGAAAAGCGCCGCCTCATCCCCGCGAAACGCCTCTACCAGAGCGTAGAAGTGGGTAACGTACGCCACCCGGACCCCATGGGCCGTCAAAGCCCGCACCACCTGTGCGCCCAGGGCGGACCCCTCGGCTTCGCTGGTGGAAGCGAAGGTTTCGTTCAAGAGGAGCAGGGCTCCCGGGCTCAGGTGATCCACCAAGGAAGAAAATCGCTGGACCTCTTCGAGGAACTTCCCTGCCTCTAAGGAAGCGCTCTCCTCCCTGCGAAAGTGGGTGAAGACGCCTGGGGAAATCGAGGTCGCAAAGGCCTCAGCCCCCACAAAAAGGCCCGCTTGCATCATCAGTTGGGCTATGCCGAGACTGCGCAGGAAGGTGGTCTTGCCCCCACGGTTGGCCCCGGTAACAAAGACGGGATTTTTG from the Thermus sp. LT1-2-5 genome contains:
- a CDS encoding NEW3 domain-containing protein, whose product is MRKAIWLLASGLALLLAACGGQGGGGPDLRLVGLSPNNPSLCPGQAVTLTLTLASQSGFQGQVTLQVTEGGQPPSWLSPTSVERTLNVPAGGQAQQTLEVAVAQDAPTGTHALKVRVTYGNRVVDGDLNLTVEACTLGFEFDHEANQAEFQRKPDVPVVRGRLTVQGVAGPPQVRLQYRFVSTDGTPEATWREGPPFALTRDPQNPGTYLAEAALEDFWPVGLDPDLLRTRARVQLRAVADGTLLAQSRYSYPVLRANPLWVKTLGEPSRFNLVDGAGGLVCAGGQSRATSPTQGLAWCLDEAGNPQALYREPAATDLRAVAVAPDGTLYTLGWDGQVRAYRNGSPTGLAFEARGIPTTLATDGQSLYVGGAVPVSYRDSGGFSCSALRFYVERFSPQGQSLKDFQGTPEQAREVDENGNCYRSGGPLNSSPNVLRVEGDTLYMYYVTRVSARQDSNQDWDGLGQLNAMRLNALSLSPVWAWKDGFDNQRSSSKGWFVYWPCNGLECDALYYTLYGFDLDPAQGWMTGSHAPILDLQTGNVMASDPSDSGRFPVFLGGNRLDLYPSTSDPTYTVLLYSILLNPGPSPLYHTVSFVLGPAGGSVEMLRRFGDQVYAVGVLGGKGFIARLR